The Pseudopipra pipra isolate bDixPip1 chromosome 10, bDixPip1.hap1, whole genome shotgun sequence genome includes the window AGTACTATTAAGATTCAGGTATCTCTCCTGTTGaagttttctgttgtttcaaaGAACTCCTTTGAATCTTTCAAGTCTGTAGCTCTTTCAAGGTCACTTCAGtagttttcaaatatttctccCCACAGGACTTTTTCAAAGAGCAATAGCTCAAAGTGGAACAGCTCTCTCCAGCTGGGCAGTTAGTTTTCAGCCTGCAAAATACGCCAGGATGTTGGCTACAAAAGTTGGTTGCAACATGTCAGACACTGTAGAACTGGTAGAATGTCTACAGAAGAAGCCTTATAGAGAACTTGTCGACCAGGACATTCAACCAGCAAGATACCACATAGCCTTCGGACCGGTCATTGATGGCGATGTGATACCAGATGATCCTCAGATACTGATGGAACAAGGAGAATTCCTCAACTATGACATCATGTTGGGAGTTAACCAAGGGGAAGGGTTAAAATTTGTTGAAAACATCGTGGACAGTGAAGATGGCATATCAGCTAGTGATTTTGACTTTGCAGTTTCTAACTTTGTCGATAACTTGTACGGATACCCGGAAGGCAAAGATATATTGAGGGAAACTATTAAATTTATGTACACGGACTGGGCAGATCGACACAATCCTGAGACCAGAAGGAAAACACTGCTGGCTTTGTTTACTGATCACCAGTGGGTTGCACCAGCAGTGGCCACAGCAGATCTTCACTCAAATTTTGGATCGCCTACATACTTCTATGCCTTCTACCATCATTGCCAGACAGATCAGGTACCTGCATGGGCAGATGCAGCCCATGGAGATGAGGTTCCTTACGTACTAGGAATCCCCATGATTGGTCCTACTGAATTATTTCCTTGTAATTTCTCCAAAAATGACGTCATGCTAAGCGCGGTGGTGATGACGTACTGGACAAACTTTGCAAAGACTGGGTGAGTACCAGATAATGAATGGTCTTGTGTGCAAACTCAGGATGGAATGATGCAGTGCCTTCCATTGTTTATCTGCATTGGGAATGTCTCTGTACTTGTAGGATGAATAAGAGGTTAAGAATTGGGTTGGATATTTATGTTTATTGTAATGTCCCTCAGCTCACTTACGTATTCTGgcaaaaagagggaaaaatatctTTGCGGACATTCtgtgtgaagaaatttttaaaaatacacaaatataaCTATGGGAACCCCAGAAAGGTGTTATAACTAAGCATTTAACACATGTGTATAGTTAAATATAGTTACATTAGTAACTGACTTTATCCCAATGCTGATATTTTCATCCCATGAGACACAAAATTACGCAAATATTGCATCAAatataataaattttattttaagagcaCAGTTTGTCTTAAATTGACATTTCTGGCCATAAAATATGTGACTTTACATTTGGAAAGTGTTGtcatttttattaattcttcTTTCACTGGAAGCTCAAAACACTTTGTTACCTTTGACCATTGTTATTTTTGACTTTGTGTTGCACTGAGTTGTGCTCTGCCATGATCTTTCCCCCCTGGAAGGCCACAGATGCTGCATATGAAAGGAGATGCTGAGCTGTACAAGCTTCATGttggtaaaaaagaaaaacaaatcttaaTGTCCTCTCACACTCGTCTCTCATCATTTGTCCACATCACCACACTGATGGCAATCTGCCCTCAGCAGCACAAGTTTTCAGTGTGAGAGAGACAGTAACATTTTGGGGAACTAAGGGAGTCGCTGAAATCTGAGTAAAAGAAGGGTTCATTTGCATAATGCTGTTTCTAATCAAGATTATTAAGGCCTCTAATTTTAGGGAATAGCACTCTGCTCTGTCCAAAGGCAGATTTAAACATTTAGTATAAAATCTTAATTATGTTAATTTTATAATTCTGTTTGAAATGCTTTGTAACATTGGagatatctctttttttttagtgaccCAAATCAACCAGTGCCGCAAGATACAAAATTCATCCATACAAAACCAAATCGTTTTGAAGAAGTAGCATGGACCAGATATTCCCAGAAAGACCAACTCTATCTTCACATTGGATTAAAACCACGAGTTAAAGAACACTATAGGGCCAATAAAGTGAACCTTTGGTTGGAACTGGTACCTCATCTGCACAATCTTAACGACATTTCACAGTATACCTCTACCACAACTAAAGTGCCATCGACTGATAATACTTTCAGACCAAcaaggaaaaattctgtttcagtTACTTCAGCCTTTCCTACAGCCAAACAAGATGATCCCAAACAACAACCAAGCCCATTTTCAGTGGATCAAAGGGACTATTCCACAGAATTGAGCGTTACTATTGCGGTTGGCGCATCTTTGCTGTTCCTGAACATTTTGGCCTTTGCAGCGTTGTACTACAAAAAGGACAAGCGGAGACACGATGTCCACAGGAGATGTAGCCCACAGCGTACGACTACCAATGATCTTACCCATGCACAAGAAGAGGAGATAATGTCCCTCCAAATGAAGCACACTGACTTGGATCATGAATGTGAGTCCATCCATCCACATGAGGTGGTTCTTAGGACCGCCTGTCCCCCAGACTACACGCTAGCTATGAGAAGGTCTCCTGATGATATTCCCTTAATGACACCCAACACCATCACAATGATCCCCAACACTATACCAGGGATTCAACCCCTACACACATTCAACACATTCACCGGAGGACAGAACAACACTCTgccccatcctcatccccacCCCCATTCACACTCAACAACCAGGGTATAGCCAGACAAGACGaaacaaactttattttttgaTGGATTACAGTAGGTGATATTACTGAAGATTACTTGGCTTTCAACCTACAAGACTCTTACTATTTAAATATGGAGGAATATTATGTGAATATACATATCAAGAACTTTTGGGGTTTTGGAAAAAATGAATTGTACATATATCAAATGAACTTacgaaacaaacaaaacaaaagaaaaaaaaacaaacaaaaaacaaaacgaCCAACTGTTTGCAATTGCTTGAAGCAGTTGTCCTGAATGATACTTTTTCATTCACATTCAAGTATTAATTTTTTGAAGATTTAAGTTACATAATGGAATTAGGCATGTGCAACACAAACAGGAAAGAACAAtgactgaaaattttaaaaacctaTAAATATGCACAAGGGACACACTAATGGAATGTCAGATAATTTTCACCAATTTTTATTTGGACCTGTTTTCTTGTGTAGACCATATTTACATATTTGAATAAGTACACAAAGCACCAATGCTGTTAAGGCCTTAGAAAGGGGCTCATGCTGAAATCTGCCAGTCAAAGAAGTTTTACAGCCTGGCAGGTACAACATTATCACATAAGTGCTGTCAGTATAAAAGTTGTGGGAATAAAGGAAACTGGATATTTTTAGCACGATGTGCATGATAATTTATATGCttggtggctgtgctgctgattAAGCCGTAATTAAAATTCTTCTCATCCCATTGGAGTTTTTAATAGAAGCTTTCTCCATCAATTGGCACAACCtaaagaagtttttttaaagGGGCAAAAGTaattacagtaaaatatttcatggtagcttcagaaagaaaaggaattgcAACAGTTCTTAAAGGTATTTATGGCATTCTAAGTAAAAAATGGTGGACCCTCACTGATATGAATCCCAGACAAAAAATGTGtattattaactttttttttcctttccacctAAATAATTTCTAACTTTAAAATAACTACAACTTTAATGGAATCTCCTTTGAAGAAGGATTTATAATTTGCTGTGATTTAGTTATGATATATTTAGTTCAAATTGATAAGGAAAAGTGTGTCCAAAAATTAAATTGCAACAACATTTTGCCATATAAAAATGCCCCAATATTATAGCTCTGATTACACGTTTCAGTTTATTGTTTCAACTCATGTTGCATGTTACAAAGTTTACTtataatactttaaaataatgttaattCCCTTTTTGCTATACATTAGCTTTTCCATTCCAATGAATTCTCTAGACCAGATGGCAAGAGTGTAGAAAAAGAGGGTATGTAAGAATGGGGAGAGAGCCAACAActggaaatttaaaaatctgaatacTACATATGTTTGTGTGATTTGAAGTGAATGTTCTAAAATCACAAGAAATTTTTCATTCCCCTGTTGCTTTCCAGTAATTCTATACCACGGTCCTTTCAAAATGTTTGTATATGTAATCAGATGTACatttatataaaagaaataattgagATGGACTTAAGAGCACATCCCTGATAAATACTTTCTCTCTTACGTGTACTATATTTCTATTAGACTAAagttatgtgatttttttttacattttttcaaatTACTAGCAATTTTGATAGTTTGTAAGATAATGCGAAGAACTTTCTCTGACAAACTAACTGCAGtaacagaaacatttcttttcagttaCTCTTTTTCAAGAATGAAAGCTTATTACACACAAAAATTGTATACTACTTGATGGAAAATTACTTTGTATTTCTTGGCCATATTACTGGTCACTGAGTGAAATAAAGATAATCTGGATAACGAATATTATTCCAATGTTAAGAGACCTGATCTTTGCTCATTAAAGAGCTAAAATGTTTATTGctgttttgtcattttttaatgaagtaatGGTAACTGTCTCAAATAAAGAGTAATATCTTAAGACCAGTCTGGTTCTTGAAGACATGAAAATGCCTTCTACAACTAGTACAACTGCATATTTATTGGCCAACCCCACCTACAACCATTTCTTACAGAAATATTGACATTGTGACTGTATGGTGTCATAATATCACATGTAAAACTCCCCTAGACTTCAGGAATGAGTTAAAAATGCAATatcaacacaaaaaaaaaaagccaaggaaCAGGCCTAATTGAAATAAATCTGCAGTATTCCaggatagggaaaaaaaaaaatcacctgggTATTATTTGGGTGATTGAACTTTTATAAAAGATTGCTGGGTAGTTCAGAGCGTGTTTGTTAACATGGAGCACAGACATTAAAAATCgagctgaaatgaaaataaagttctgcaatttcagttatttaatttacctattaaagaaaaaaaaagaaaaagaaaaagaaacccatGTACTTAATTAGTACTTGTTACAGTCCCCAGTTTTAAATTGAGGTCTTTTTGTAGAAGCATAAAAAATAGTCTTCAAAATCCAGAGCGGTCTGTGTGCAATTTCTGCCTGATGTGGTTGTGCTTTTAGACTGTGACCTGCCAATGTAAACCAATAAAAAGAATTGTTTGCCATCTGATAATTATTGTTTAATAAGAAGATTGTATTTTGCTATGTtgatgaaacaaaacaaaaaaatacaaaaacattGATGGCCATAAAACAAGATATTAATGAAATATGATTTTATGTGCTTTTCTTAACTttatcaaaaccaaaataacttTCTACTATAGTTTATTTGTGGccatatatctatatatctctCTATATACAGTATCTGGTAATTGTTTACTTTTATTAGTTACAAAATAAATGATTTAGGTAAACCAAGCATGACACTACACTTTATTTCTGTCAGCCAATagtatttaaaatgtgaaagaTGAAAGCAACATCACAAATTCTGTCACTCCTGCTTGGAGGAAAAAAGTCCATTCCTGTGATGCAGATACTGTGAATGATATTTTAGTGGCTACTTTATAATGACATTACAGCAGCTGGCTTTCCAAAAGTAAGATGGTGTCCCACATTTTAATGCAACTTTAAGAAAGATCAAGAGATGTTttaacactgaaatgaaaatataggAAATGGTTTTGGAATCTCTTCATTATGCCTCATGGAATATAAGtttgttattttcaaaatatttatctgtttgatttgttttccaCAGTATCctacaaaaaagcaaaactgagtGTGATATTTAATTTCTTGTATCATCCTTGGACCAGATTTCCAATAAAATTAGGATATCAGTCAGTCTTTGGAAGTtcagtaaaaatataaaaaagccTGCATTTATTGCTTTCACACTTTTGTAAATATGTTTGCAGAcctttttaagaaaatgtattctaccattttgagaaaaaaaaaaccaaacaatggAATCATTGTCTCGTTTATCTATTAAAATTACAGGCAATATAATGTGCTGTGCTGACATTTCTAGGAGAAATAAAACCgataaaaacacatttctctCAATGGTATCTCAGTTGGTTGTACCTGGTATTCTCCACACATGGAAGACTTGGAAGGCATGGGAGAACTTCCTGAATATAATCTCCCATTGGAAAATGTAGTTGTTTTTGTTATCTGTACTAAACATGGATTCCTATGTCACGAGTCTTTTAATTATTGGATATTTGTGTTACTCAAACATCCTGAAAAACAGATGAATAGGGGTCTAACAAATAAACATGTTACAGCTTTAAAGACACCACTGCACAGGAGGTGTTGGAATTTCTGTTGCCACCTTCACCAGGAGATGAAACAGCTGACTTCATAAGAAGCTGTCAAACATCATGGCATACCTTTGATGTTTGGAagttgctgtttttttcctgtgatgttAGTTTAAATATTGgctttcccctctcttttttttttttctagtaatgAACAGTTACAGATGGTTGCTTTTTAATGTAAGCGAACATTAgataatttaattattattgtGAAAATGTGCTCCCAAATAAATTAGATTAATAGGAAATTCCCTGCAGAGGtgaatgttatttttcattcaaagcTCTTGTCAAAATATCTATTGCAGctgttctgctttctcttttttttcagtctataagcTAAGGGACTTTCTccaaataacattaaaaatctctttttctatttgaaataaTAACACTATGAGATTAAGATGTCCTCCTGAGGCCTCCAAATAAATACGAGCAATTTTAAACATGGTGAACGGGCTTTCCCTCAAAACATTCTGATGTGATTTCATTCTGGCACATAAAAACATTTGTATGCAGACTAGAAACCAGCAGCATTTGATAAGGTGTTCAAGAGAACTACGGAGCAGAATCGATGAGTTCATCACCAGCCATGCGCAAAGTCCCTTTTCTCTTAGGTTCTGTTAATGCTTTTGTATAATTAATTCCTTATTTACAGGTTCAGTGGAATCTTAACTTTCTGAAATGGGAAGTGGTTAGAACAAGGTAATGAACTTTATCTGGTGGAAAatgttcagggaaaaaaaaaacctgtcgAGAGTCACCAAGGAGGTGTAGACTTTTATATGCAACCTGGCTTCGTTCCTTTTTGTTGGTATTATAATTCTCAATAATTCATACACATGGGAAACTATCATTTCTGTAATGAGCTTTAGTTTCGAAAAGGAATTTAAGTATTGTATGTAAATTGTAGATTAAAGCCTATTCTGAGTTTTGTGTCCCTTGCCACTGGGATGAATGAACAACCTCATAGAAGTGCAACAAATTTGTACAAGTAATTTTTATACAGTTAcctgaaatttattttgttttcatgtgaAGATAAAAGTACCGTCACACCAGTAGAACCCGTGTAAGTATTCTTTTGTCACAGAAAATGCGTTCTTGTATAAATGTGCATCTTTGTCTCCACATGCATACCCACATGCACTACTCCAGCCAATAAAGGAGATTTCAAAAAATGTGACTAACCAGGGAATTTTACCTTCTTGCACCATTCAAAGGTGTGGAAGTAACACCTGTACATTCTTCATTCTCCACTGTTATTGACCAGATGCTCAACTGATGACATTTTTTTTAGCACCAGCTGAATTAGTATTTATCGTAGGACCTTTGAAATCAATGAAGACCTGAAAATTTACACCAGTTATTGATCTGCTTCCAGAGCTTTAATGTTCATCATGGCTCATCTCACCATCCAATTTTGAATATCTTCTCTTGCACATGAATACCCACTCACAGAAATTATTACAAGTATAACTACCTGATTCATGAGCACTACTAGGCAttaaaatgtgctttaaaataAGCTTACACTTATTTGTATGTAAGgctaaaatcaggaaaaaaagtctactttataaagaaaaaatccataGTAATTACGCTGATGCAAAGAATAGGTTTGTACCACAGTTTGTAGCCTTAACATGCTGTAGTAAGTTTTATGTTAAAATCTTTATAAAAGGAACAGTTCTGTCTGATCCTCAAATCTATATGTTGACCTACATGTCAAAGTCATAATGACACTTTACAGCAGCTGGAAGCCTGCTCTGTTCTGCTTCATTCTGGAAAGGAAGAGACATGCAACTGGACCACATGTTGCTATAAATTCAGGACAGAAATAGCTGGATTTCCTCTGTCTTCTGAATTTCCCCCTCTTAATATCAGCAATGCCAGGCACTTAGCATCTATGAGCTTAGCTTTATAAtgatgctattaaaaaaaaaaaaaaaaagtgggagtTCTTAAGTTTATAGGACTCTGCAGTTCATAtccaggtttttttgctttacagCTGTAAGAGCCAGTAACTTTTTTTCAAATGGAAGTTGGTAACACTGGCAACCAGAGGTGATAATACCAGAGCTCAATTAACAAGGGGTTCGAGAGAGACTGTATGAGCTGCTAACACTTTAACTGCATTattagaaatacaaaaaagacaaatttttcATCTAGTGATTTTGTTCAGTTACTGAGGAAGTTAATGAGAATTTTGCTGTTGCCTTACAGAAAGAAGAATCAGTTCAGAAATCTGTATGAAATCCTGTGAGGTCCATATAGAAGTTAACCAGCTATGTCTGTGGTTAACTAAGAGTCTTTGGATGTTTCCAGACCTCCCCGAGTCATTTGTCCATCCATTTTTCTGTAAAGAGGAGTGTGTATGTTCAGGTATTCATGCTCAGTGGCTGGACACGGATAGATCCTTCCCAAAAAGATACATCCCCATGACATTGTGAGATCAGGTAACTTATTTTTGAGCAGGTCTTGCAAGCTTGGTCTCAGCACGTGGCTTTGGGATGGAGCTTGACTGTATCTCATGGGTGTgaaggacagaaaaggaaatccaGGGACTGCAAAGCAGTCACGGGCCAGACCTGGTGCAATGCACTTGCCTTTTCCCTGGGTAAAGTGAGGAGCGGGGCAGAACTTTCCGGCAGTTTGGGAGGGTGAGATGTACAATGCACCTGTTTCATCCACTAATTTCTAGAAACAGCTTCAGCAGTAATTTTAATCAATTAAGACTATATGAAAAGTTCTAAAAGTGATATACGATCCGTTTGACACtaaatgcattttctgaaaaagtCATCCAACATTTTAGTGATTGATGACAAATATATGGTTGTACAGTGGTGTTTTTCTACTTTTCATAAGGTTACTCTTATGTAGTGGTGATTTTGGCTGAACAGATGAATAAATTTTGCTCTTATTTGCATATAGGTAAGTCTAGAGCAATTTCTTGAAAGTGGAAACATGGACCTTCACTATAGTAAATAATATCCAAAACCAATTACTCTTGGTGAAATAGTAGAGATTCCCTTGTTAAACCatgtgctgatttttttctttaatgttcaTCAGTTTaccataaatatatttttctctccccagTTATTTACTGGAGTAAATGTCCCTGCTCTTCATAGAAGATGAAGATAACATTGGTTTCTTCTCATGGATCATGACTTCAGTGTCCAAGATGAGAAAATGTaatagaagaggaaaaataagccAGAGTTTGGGATTTgggttgttgttggttttttttgttgttgttgttttgtttttttgtttttttgttgtttttttttttttttttttttttttggttttggtttttttttggttttttgttttttgtttttgttttttttgtttgttttgttttgttttgttgttgttgtgtttgtttgtttgttttttgttttggtttttgtttttgttttgttttgttttgtttgttcccTATAGGCATATTTGCTATCTTGATTGTCTGAAGGCTGACCAGAACCCAGCAAAGGATACAACCTTAATTGCTGCAGCCAGGAACCTTGTtgggaattttcctttttccttgtccAGGGTTAAGTTCATGAAAGGAGCTTTCTCCAAAAAAACACTCCCAACTGTAGCTCTGAGACCCACCAAGGAAGCATGAAAACACTTGCAAATTCTGCTGTGTTTGACAGAAGAAGGAACACAtgtcaaaattaataaaatattggtAATATTTGTATATCTGAgattcttatttttaaacaaggaaTCCTTTTTCAACAATACATTTTATCTTAAATCTAAAAGGGCTGCCTGGTTACTAGAATTTTGACTGTACTGTAAAACTGCATGTGAATTCCTGTTTGTCCCATACTTGCCCTGGTTCCATTCTACAATTCAATTtagggattttattttaaaactagaaaCTCTTTGTTTTTACTGAGTTGAGTCAGTATGGACTATTGCTAGGTGCAGTTTGTTGTCTCTAACTCATTTAGATTTACTCAAATATAATCCTTTCAgttatgattttctttttttcttacttccttagagtttttgttgggtttttttttaacagtttctgTAATAAGTGCAATTTTGTTCTTCATGCCCTCTCACAACCTTGCTACTGTTTCACACAGgtgcaaatatttgaaataatttaaatatctgttttcttcattttatcagTCTTCTTGTTTATTCTGCTGGAAATTGTGCtttaacttgtttttcttgtagttGCACATCCAGGGCTATTACTAATTTATGAACTCCCAGTGATAGGAACTCCTATTTGGATTGGGAATGGAAATCTAGTTACTCTAGTACCTCTAGCATCTGGTATGGCCCAGATCAGTTGCTTGTGGGTAGGTGCAAGAAACCCTTCAGTCAATAAAGACAGGCATGTGCCAGGAAGGTCACAGTCATAACTGAATTATCCTCACACACGTCCTAGATGGTAGTTTTTCCCTTTGATAGATGCCAGAGGTGCAACTTCACAGGCAGAAGCCAGCCTCGAGCCAAGGTAAACACATGCCTCCAGAAACAAGCTGAGACTCGTG containing:
- the NLGN1 gene encoding neuroligin-1 isoform X1, producing the protein MAFPRSMWLNCVWRATVVRLLHMGLNATFAFCILGFLLHAAAVSSQKLDDTNPVVTTNFGKIRGIKKELNNEILGPVIQFLGVPYAAPPTGERRFQPPEPPSPWADIKNTTQFAPVCPQNIIEGRLPEVMLPVWFTNNLDVVSTYVQDQNEDCLYLNIYVPTEDVKRISKECARKPGKKICRKGGPLTKKQTDDLGDNDGAEDEDIRDSGGPKPVMVYIHGGSYMEGTGNLYDGSVLASYGNVIVITVNYRLGVLGFLSTGDQAAKGNYGLLDLIQALRWTSENIGFFGGDPLRITVFGSGAGGSCVNLLTLSHYSEGNRWSNSTKGLFQRAIAQSGTALSSWAVSFQPAKYARMLATKVGCNMSDTVELVECLQKKPYRELVDQDIQPARYHIAFGPVIDGDVIPDDPQILMEQGEFLNYDIMLGVNQGEGLKFVENIVDSEDGISASDFDFAVSNFVDNLYGYPEGKDILRETIKFMYTDWADRHNPETRRKTLLALFTDHQWVAPAVATADLHSNFGSPTYFYAFYHHCQTDQVPAWADAAHGDEVPYVLGIPMIGPTELFPCNFSKNDVMLSAVVMTYWTNFAKTGDPNQPVPQDTKFIHTKPNRFEEVAWTRYSQKDQLYLHIGLKPRVKEHYRANKVNLWLELVPHLHNLNDISQYTSTTTKVPSTDNTFRPTRKNSVSVTSAFPTAKQDDPKQQPSPFSVDQRDYSTELSVTIAVGASLLFLNILAFAALYYKKDKRRHDVHRRCSPQRTTTNDLTHAQEEEIMSLQMKHTDLDHECESIHPHEVVLRTACPPDYTLAMRRSPDDIPLMTPNTITMIPNTIPGIQPLHTFNTFTGGQNNTLPHPHPHPHSHSTTRV
- the NLGN1 gene encoding neuroligin-1 isoform X4 — encoded protein: MAFPRSMWLNCVWRATVVRLLHMGLNATFAFCILGFLLHAAAVSSQKLDDTNPVVTTNFGKIRGIKKELNNEILGPVIQFLGVPYAAPPTGERRFQPPEPPSPWADIKNTTQFAPVCPQNIIEGRLPEVMLPVWFTNNLDVVSTYVQDQNEDCLYLNIYVPTEDVKRISKECARKPGKKICRKGDIRDSGGPKPVMVYIHGGSYMEGTGNLYDGSVLASYGNVIVITVNYRLGVLGFLSTGDQAAKGNYGLLDLIQALRWTSENIGFFGGDPLRITVFGSGAGGSCVNLLTLSHYSEGNRWSNSTKGLFQRAIAQSGTALSSWAVSFQPAKYARMLATKVGCNMSDTVELVECLQKKPYRELVDQDIQPARYHIAFGPVIDGDVIPDDPQILMEQGEFLNYDIMLGVNQGEGLKFVENIVDSEDGISASDFDFAVSNFVDNLYGYPEGKDILRETIKFMYTDWADRHNPETRRKTLLALFTDHQWVAPAVATADLHSNFGSPTYFYAFYHHCQTDQVPAWADAAHGDEVPYVLGIPMIGPTELFPCNFSKNDVMLSAVVMTYWTNFAKTGDPNQPVPQDTKFIHTKPNRFEEVAWTRYSQKDQLYLHIGLKPRVKEHYRANKVNLWLELVPHLHNLNDISQYTSTTTKVPSTDNTFRPTRKNSVSVTSAFPTAKQDDPKQQPSPFSVDQRDYSTELSVTIAVGASLLFLNILAFAALYYKKDKRRHDVHRRCSPQRTTTNDLTHAQEEEIMSLQMKHTDLDHECESIHPHEVVLRTACPPDYTLAMRRSPDDIPLMTPNTITMIPNTIPGIQPLHTFNTFTGGQNNTLPHPHPHPHSHSTTRV
- the NLGN1 gene encoding neuroligin-1 isoform X8 gives rise to the protein MAFPRSMWLNCVWRATVVRLLHMGLNATFAFCILGFLLHAAAVSSQKLDDTNPVVTTNFGKIRGIKKELNNEILGPVIQFLGVPYAAPPTGERRFQPPEPPSPWADIKNTTQFAPVCPQNIIEGRLPEVMLPVWFTNNLDVVSTYVQDQNEDCLYLNIYVPTEDVKRISKECARKPGKKICRKGGFLSTGDQAAKGNYGLLDLIQALRWTSENIGFFGGDPLRITVFGSGAGGSCVNLLTLSHYSEGNRWSNSTKGLFQRAIAQSGTALSSWAVSFQPAKYARMLATKVGCNMSDTVELVECLQKKPYRELVDQDIQPARYHIAFGPVIDGDVIPDDPQILMEQGEFLNYDIMLGVNQGEGLKFVENIVDSEDGISASDFDFAVSNFVDNLYGYPEGKDILRETIKFMYTDWADRHNPETRRKTLLALFTDHQWVAPAVATADLHSNFGSPTYFYAFYHHCQTDQVPAWADAAHGDEVPYVLGIPMIGPTELFPCNFSKNDVMLSAVVMTYWTNFAKTGDPNQPVPQDTKFIHTKPNRFEEVAWTRYSQKDQLYLHIGLKPRVKEHYRANKVNLWLELVPHLHNLNDISQYTSTTTKVPSTDNTFRPTRKNSVSVTSAFPTAKQDDPKQQPSPFSVDQRDYSTELSVTIAVGASLLFLNILAFAALYYKKDKRRHDVHRRCSPQRTTTNDLTHAQEEEIMSLQMKHTDLDHECESIHPHEVVLRTACPPDYTLAMRRSPDDIPLMTPNTITMIPNTIPGIQPLHTFNTFTGGQNNTLPHPHPHPHSHSTTRV
- the NLGN1 gene encoding neuroligin-1 isoform X7, producing the protein MAFPRSMWLNCVWRATVVRLLHMGLNATFAFCILGFLLHAAAVSSQKLDDTNPVVTTNFGKIRGIKKELNNEILGPVIQFLGVPYAAPPTGERRFQPPEPPSPWADIKNTTQFAPVCPQNIIEGRLPEVMLPVWFTNNLDVVSTYVQDQNEDCLYLNIYVPTEDDIRDSGGPKPVMVYIHGGSYMEGTGNLYDGSVLASYGNVIVITVNYRLGVLGFLSTGDQAAKGNYGLLDLIQALRWTSENIGFFGGDPLRITVFGSGAGGSCVNLLTLSHYSEGLFQRAIAQSGTALSSWAVSFQPAKYARMLATKVGCNMSDTVELVECLQKKPYRELVDQDIQPARYHIAFGPVIDGDVIPDDPQILMEQGEFLNYDIMLGVNQGEGLKFVENIVDSEDGISASDFDFAVSNFVDNLYGYPEGKDILRETIKFMYTDWADRHNPETRRKTLLALFTDHQWVAPAVATADLHSNFGSPTYFYAFYHHCQTDQVPAWADAAHGDEVPYVLGIPMIGPTELFPCNFSKNDVMLSAVVMTYWTNFAKTGDPNQPVPQDTKFIHTKPNRFEEVAWTRYSQKDQLYLHIGLKPRVKEHYRANKVNLWLELVPHLHNLNDISQYTSTTTKVPSTDNTFRPTRKNSVSVTSAFPTAKQDDPKQQPSPFSVDQRDYSTELSVTIAVGASLLFLNILAFAALYYKKDKRRHDVHRRCSPQRTTTNDLTHAQEEEIMSLQMKHTDLDHECESIHPHEVVLRTACPPDYTLAMRRSPDDIPLMTPNTITMIPNTIPGIQPLHTFNTFTGGQNNTLPHPHPHPHSHSTTRV
- the NLGN1 gene encoding neuroligin-1 isoform X2, with protein sequence MAFPRSMWLNCVWRATVVRLLHMGLNATFAFCILGFLLHAAAVSSQKLDDTNPVVTTNFGKIRGIKKELNNEILGPVIQFLGVPYAAPPTGERRFQPPEPPSPWADIKNTTQFAPVCPQNIIEGRLPEVMLPVWFTNNLDVVSTYVQDQNEDCLYLNIYVPTEDVKRISKECARKPGKKICRKGGPLTKKQTDDLGDNDGAEDEDIRDSGGPKPVMVYIHGGSYMEGTGNLYDGSVLASYGNVIVITVNYRLGVLGFLSTGDQAAKGNYGLLDLIQALRWTSENIGFFGGDPLRITVFGSGAGGSCVNLLTLSHYSEGLFQRAIAQSGTALSSWAVSFQPAKYARMLATKVGCNMSDTVELVECLQKKPYRELVDQDIQPARYHIAFGPVIDGDVIPDDPQILMEQGEFLNYDIMLGVNQGEGLKFVENIVDSEDGISASDFDFAVSNFVDNLYGYPEGKDILRETIKFMYTDWADRHNPETRRKTLLALFTDHQWVAPAVATADLHSNFGSPTYFYAFYHHCQTDQVPAWADAAHGDEVPYVLGIPMIGPTELFPCNFSKNDVMLSAVVMTYWTNFAKTGDPNQPVPQDTKFIHTKPNRFEEVAWTRYSQKDQLYLHIGLKPRVKEHYRANKVNLWLELVPHLHNLNDISQYTSTTTKVPSTDNTFRPTRKNSVSVTSAFPTAKQDDPKQQPSPFSVDQRDYSTELSVTIAVGASLLFLNILAFAALYYKKDKRRHDVHRRCSPQRTTTNDLTHAQEEEIMSLQMKHTDLDHECESIHPHEVVLRTACPPDYTLAMRRSPDDIPLMTPNTITMIPNTIPGIQPLHTFNTFTGGQNNTLPHPHPHPHSHSTTRV